The following are encoded in a window of Planctomycetaceae bacterium genomic DNA:
- the hisC gene encoding histidinol-phosphate transaminase: MTSVFRPAIDRMAGYTPGEQPQDSGWIKLNTNENPYPPSPMVVEAIRSAATSRLNIYPDATARKFREVAAELFGVGPDWILAANGSDENLTIITRSFCDASETIAYPYPSYVLYESLANIQGCHVERLRLDADWQWESGAAASLRERSRIFYVPNPNSPTGNRWTNPQLLELLPDRGVLVLDEAYGDFCKTPHRGELLRSDSFENRIIVTRTFSKSYSLAGIRFGFAIAHPDLIQGMQKVKDSYNCDAVATAAATAALLDQNWMLANKARILATRQRLSDSLVGMGFTAHPSEANFIWVTHPAVPHKSIYEGLKENRILVRYMSFDGATPESPRIDGLRITVGTDAEVDQLLEVMPAVMSKE; encoded by the coding sequence ATGACATCCGTCTTTCGTCCGGCAATCGATCGTATGGCCGGATACACACCTGGTGAGCAGCCGCAGGATTCCGGCTGGATAAAGCTGAATACAAACGAGAATCCCTACCCCCCGTCGCCGATGGTTGTGGAAGCGATTCGAAGCGCCGCGACAAGTCGCCTGAATATTTATCCGGATGCGACAGCGAGAAAGTTTCGGGAAGTCGCGGCCGAACTGTTCGGTGTTGGTCCCGACTGGATTCTTGCCGCGAATGGGAGCGACGAGAATCTGACAATCATCACACGCTCATTTTGTGATGCAAGCGAAACCATCGCCTACCCCTACCCGAGCTATGTCCTCTACGAATCCCTTGCAAATATCCAGGGGTGTCATGTCGAACGTTTACGACTGGACGCTGACTGGCAATGGGAATCGGGTGCTGCTGCGTCGCTCAGAGAGCGAAGTCGGATTTTTTATGTGCCGAACCCCAACTCCCCAACGGGGAATCGCTGGACGAATCCACAACTTCTGGAACTGCTGCCGGATCGAGGAGTCCTGGTTCTGGATGAGGCTTATGGCGATTTCTGTAAGACCCCTCACCGGGGCGAGTTGTTGCGATCTGACAGCTTCGAAAATCGAATCATTGTGACGCGCACATTCAGCAAGTCATACAGTCTTGCAGGCATTCGATTTGGATTTGCGATTGCCCATCCGGATCTGATTCAGGGGATGCAGAAAGTCAAGGACAGCTACAACTGCGATGCCGTTGCGACGGCTGCTGCAACGGCGGCTTTGCTGGATCAGAACTGGATGCTGGCAAACAAAGCCAGAATTCTGGCCACGCGCCAGCGATTGTCGGATTCTCTGGTCGGTATGGGCTTCACTGCACATCCCAGTGAAGCAAATTTCATCTGGGTGACACACCCGGCTGTGCCCCACAAGTCGATCTACGAAGGCCTGAAGGAAAACCGAATTCTGGTTCGTTACATGTCATTTGACGGGGCCACCCCCGAGTCTCCGCGAATTGACGGACTCAGGATCACGGTCGGCACAGACGCAGAAGTCGATCAGCTGCTTGAGGTCATGCCAGCTGTCATGTCCAAAGAATAG
- the leuD gene encoding 3-isopropylmalate dehydratase small subunit, translating to MNEIKSITATGIPLMLDDIDTDRIIPARFLRCVSFDGLGEHAFEDDRKQDPNHPFDKPEYQGAGILIAGRNFGCGSSREHAPQSLMRWGIRAIIAETYAEIFFGNCGSLGIPALKASRADLEKLAAAISTNPESELTVDLESLSVSLGDIRISVSLPASVQTALITGEWDYLGQLLSASDQVTAHAATIPYLNQFQPA from the coding sequence ATGAACGAAATCAAATCGATCACAGCAACGGGCATTCCATTGATGCTTGATGACATCGACACAGACCGCATTATTCCAGCGCGTTTTCTGAGATGTGTCTCATTCGACGGGCTCGGCGAACACGCATTTGAGGATGATCGAAAGCAGGACCCAAACCATCCGTTTGACAAGCCTGAGTACCAGGGAGCTGGAATCCTGATTGCCGGCCGAAATTTCGGCTGCGGGTCGTCCCGTGAACACGCACCGCAGTCGTTAATGCGGTGGGGGATCAGGGCCATCATTGCCGAAACTTATGCGGAGATCTTCTTCGGAAATTGCGGCTCGCTCGGCATTCCTGCATTGAAGGCCAGTCGGGCAGACCTGGAAAAACTCGCAGCGGCAATCAGCACGAATCCAGAATCGGAACTCACAGTCGATCTGGAATCACTGTCCGTCAGTCTTGGCGACATCAGAATTTCCGTTTCTCTGCCAGCCAGTGTTCAGACAGCACTAATTACCGGTGAATGGGATTACCTGGGGCAGTTGTTGTCGGCTTCAGATCAGGTCACTGCACATGCTGCGACGATTCCGTATTTGAATCAGTTTCAGCCTGCGTAA
- a CDS encoding M48 family metallopeptidase: MTDPNGSGSVMSKSWQSQINGKINGKTRRFGARSAIFAMVLLVPVVTTLFVTGCQQVPESGRKRLVLLSSESKENEMGLTAYKEVLETEKVTSNQSYVEMVRRVGNRIAAVANRPDFDWEFNVIESETQNAFCLPGGKVAVYTGILPVCKDEAGLAVVMSHEVAHAIARHGGERMTYQTAQNLGKAAVGYVTQTQDEQKQKIVLAAYGAASEYGVILPYSRTHELEADSIGIMLMARAGYDPSSAPEFWQRFAEMKEGGQPMEWMSTHPSDSTRSANLRELVPQAVQLYEKSPQKFGLGEPIR, translated from the coding sequence GTGACTGATCCAAACGGAAGTGGGTCTGTGATGAGCAAGTCGTGGCAGAGTCAGATCAATGGAAAGATCAACGGCAAGACGCGTCGCTTCGGGGCTCGAAGTGCGATTTTCGCCATGGTTCTGCTCGTTCCGGTGGTGACAACGCTGTTCGTGACGGGCTGCCAGCAAGTGCCGGAGTCCGGTCGTAAACGGCTTGTCCTTTTGAGTTCCGAGTCCAAAGAGAATGAAATGGGACTGACCGCCTACAAGGAGGTCCTTGAAACTGAAAAGGTTACATCCAACCAGTCCTACGTCGAAATGGTTCGCCGCGTCGGAAATCGCATCGCGGCTGTCGCCAATCGCCCGGATTTTGACTGGGAATTCAACGTCATCGAGTCAGAGACTCAGAATGCGTTTTGTCTGCCTGGTGGCAAAGTGGCGGTGTACACGGGCATTCTTCCTGTTTGCAAAGACGAGGCTGGGCTGGCAGTGGTGATGTCGCATGAAGTTGCTCACGCGATTGCACGGCACGGTGGCGAGCGTATGACCTATCAGACTGCACAGAACCTTGGGAAAGCAGCTGTGGGATATGTCACCCAGACTCAGGACGAACAAAAACAGAAGATCGTCCTCGCCGCATATGGCGCTGCATCGGAATATGGTGTGATTCTTCCGTACAGCCGTACACACGAGCTTGAGGCGGATTCCATTGGAATCATGCTGATGGCGAGAGCTGGCTACGATCCTTCTTCGGCTCCGGAGTTCTGGCAGCGTTTTGCCGAAATGAAGGAGGGTGGTCAGCCCATGGAATGGATGTCGACGCACCCGTCGGACTCGACACGATCCGCCAATTTGCGAGAATTGGTGCCCCAGGCTGTTCAGTTGTATGAGAAGTCGCCGCAGAAATTCGGTCTCGGTGAACCTATTCGCTGA
- the leuC gene encoding 3-isopropylmalate dehydratase large subunit, with product MSDKRNLFNKVWDLHSVRELPGGRTQLFIGLHLIHEVTSPQAFEILRDRGLKVAFPERTVATVDHIVPTANQSRPFQDSLAEQMMSAIEKNCDEFGVTLLDLKDKRQGIVHVVGPEQGLTQPGMTIVCGDSHTSTHGAFGSIAIGIGTSNVAEVLASQTMFLSRPKVRRVVVNGDLAPGVYAKDVILYIIQKLGVQGGVGYAYEFAGTTFDAMSMEERMTVCNMSIEGGARCGYINPDEKTVEYLRGKPFSPQGDEFDRAAKWWLSLASAEESEFDDEVVFDAADIEPTVTWGITPAQSVGISQPLPRLEDVSPDERTLIGEALEFMGLEGGQSIHGTRIDVAFIGSCTNSRISDLREAARVARGHKVAAGVKAIVVPGSQLVRDQAMQEGLDKIFTEAGFEWREAGCSMCLAMNPDKLQGRELCASSSNRNFKGRQGSPTGRTLLMSPAMVAAAAIQGSVTDIREFAGAAV from the coding sequence ATGTCCGACAAACGCAATCTGTTCAACAAGGTCTGGGATCTTCACTCGGTTCGGGAATTGCCTGGGGGACGCACTCAACTGTTTATCGGGCTGCATCTGATTCACGAAGTCACAAGCCCTCAGGCTTTTGAGATCCTGCGAGACCGGGGCTTGAAGGTGGCATTTCCGGAACGCACAGTTGCGACCGTCGACCATATTGTCCCCACAGCGAACCAGTCACGTCCATTCCAGGATTCACTTGCCGAACAGATGATGTCGGCGATTGAAAAGAACTGTGACGAATTTGGCGTCACGCTGCTGGATCTCAAAGACAAACGTCAGGGCATTGTCCACGTCGTTGGTCCGGAGCAGGGTTTAACACAACCCGGGATGACAATCGTTTGTGGTGACAGCCATACCAGCACTCATGGCGCGTTCGGCAGCATTGCCATCGGTATTGGCACAAGCAATGTGGCCGAAGTCCTTGCCAGCCAGACCATGTTTCTGAGCCGTCCCAAAGTGCGTCGCGTTGTCGTCAATGGCGATCTGGCCCCCGGTGTCTACGCAAAAGATGTTATTCTCTACATCATCCAGAAGCTGGGCGTTCAGGGCGGAGTCGGATACGCCTACGAATTTGCCGGCACGACATTCGATGCGATGTCAATGGAAGAACGAATGACGGTTTGCAATATGAGCATCGAAGGAGGTGCTCGTTGCGGGTATATCAATCCCGACGAGAAGACTGTCGAATACCTGCGCGGCAAACCATTCTCGCCCCAGGGGGACGAATTCGACCGTGCCGCAAAGTGGTGGCTTTCACTGGCTTCCGCGGAAGAATCTGAGTTTGATGACGAAGTTGTGTTCGACGCTGCGGACATCGAACCCACAGTGACATGGGGCATTACACCGGCACAGTCGGTGGGGATCAGCCAGCCGCTACCGCGTCTGGAAGATGTCTCTCCGGATGAACGAACTCTGATCGGTGAAGCACTGGAATTCATGGGACTCGAAGGCGGTCAGTCAATTCATGGCACGCGGATCGATGTCGCATTCATCGGATCGTGCACAAATTCGCGTATTTCCGACCTGCGTGAAGCCGCCCGCGTTGCCAGAGGTCATAAGGTTGCTGCTGGTGTCAAAGCCATCGTCGTCCCCGGCTCTCAATTGGTGCGAGATCAGGCAATGCAGGAAGGGCTGGATAAGATTTTCACCGAAGCCGGATTTGAGTGGCGTGAAGCCGGTTGCAGCATGTGTCTCGCCATGAACCCGGATAAGCTGCAGGGGCGCGAACTCTGCGCATCCTCCAGCAACCGAAACTTCAAGGGACGTCAGGGAAGCCCGACCGGCAGAACGCTGTTGATGAGCCCCGCGATGGTTGCGGCTGCAGCCATTCAGGGATCCGTCACTGACATTCGCGAGTTTGCCGGAGCGGCCGTCTAG
- the ricT gene encoding regulatory iron-sulfur-containing complex subunit RicT, translating to MANDVSNFVENRFALASTSSSIRGIELIPTTFKTLLNRLMSELAIEIPAFEPENGQGRQADEPIRFVVRYGTMRLLGDFEAKRQTLRRGDEVVVRSDRGMEWGTILCPATENTSEWLGQNKSAGGRVLRLASDEDRKSRFENSEREKRYFAAAAQMIKDRSLQMQLIDVEQIFGGERIIFYYLSEKRVDFRELVKQMAREFNTRIEMRQIGIRDEAKLLADYGDCGKPVCCNTHLQEMPPVSMKMAKLQKATLDPNKISGRCGRLKCCLRYEYDTYEEHRRELPPIGSTVITKAGQARVIGQELLARKLLVSYEDGRRIMTDESDIVTVISRGGKGRKNPRQEQEQNEE from the coding sequence ATGGCCAATGATGTCTCCAATTTCGTCGAGAATCGATTCGCGCTGGCAAGTACTTCATCTAGCATCCGGGGCATCGAATTGATCCCCACAACATTCAAAACGCTGTTGAATCGACTTATGAGTGAATTAGCGATCGAAATTCCGGCGTTCGAGCCTGAGAACGGACAAGGCAGGCAGGCCGACGAACCAATACGATTCGTGGTCCGATACGGCACAATGCGTTTGCTCGGTGATTTCGAAGCAAAGCGCCAAACGCTCCGTCGGGGCGATGAAGTTGTTGTTCGTTCTGATCGCGGAATGGAATGGGGAACAATCCTGTGCCCCGCAACAGAAAATACGTCCGAATGGCTTGGACAAAACAAATCCGCCGGCGGCAGAGTGCTTCGGCTGGCTTCAGATGAAGATCGGAAGTCGCGTTTTGAGAATTCAGAGAGAGAGAAGAGGTATTTTGCCGCCGCCGCTCAAATGATCAAAGACCGATCGCTGCAGATGCAGTTGATCGACGTTGAGCAGATCTTCGGTGGCGAACGGATCATCTTCTACTATCTCAGTGAGAAGCGAGTCGACTTTCGGGAACTGGTCAAGCAGATGGCGCGCGAATTCAATACTCGCATTGAAATGCGCCAGATTGGAATTCGCGACGAAGCGAAACTGCTGGCCGACTACGGAGATTGTGGAAAGCCAGTCTGCTGCAACACGCATCTTCAGGAAATGCCACCAGTTTCCATGAAGATGGCAAAGCTGCAGAAAGCCACACTCGACCCGAACAAAATCTCCGGTCGCTGTGGCCGGCTTAAGTGTTGTCTTCGGTACGAATACGATACCTACGAAGAGCATCGTCGCGAATTGCCGCCAATTGGCAGCACCGTGATCACGAAGGCAGGGCAGGCACGCGTGATTGGTCAGGAATTACTCGCCAGAAAGCTGCTTGTCTCTTACGAGGACGGCCGCAGGATCATGACCGATGAATCCGACATAGTCACCGTAATCTCGCGAGGAGGTAAGGGGAGAAAAAACCCCAGACAGGAACAGGAGCAAAATGAGGAATAG